The Desulfonatronum lacustre DSM 10312 region TCCCCACAACCTTCTTGACGTCCCCAGCCTTGTCCTGGGCTTTCCCCTTTAAATGTTCGCCTTTGCCTTTAGCTTCCAGTTCTTCGTTACCGACTGCATTTCCGGCGGTCTCCTTGATCTTCCCTTTCGCCTGGTGCATCTTGCCTTCTGCTTTGTCTTGCGTGCTTGATTTCATGGTCTGCCTCCTGGTTGATTGTTAGTTGGGTAAATTTTATCTGAATCTCTTCCCGGCCTGTTCAAAGATTTGCTCAAAGCAGTCCATTTTTTGTCCAGAGTCTGTTTGAGTTCTTTCAAGCCTCCATCGCCGGCTATTTGATTCTCCTCCAATTCGTCATACTCCGCGTTCCATTGTTGGAGCATGGATTGAAGTTCCTCTCCATATTTAAATTTTTCACTCATTTGGCCTCACTTATTCGAGTTGTTACCGATATAGATTCAATTCCATTTCCAATGCATCGAGCCTGCGCGAAATGTCCGCTTCTTCCTCGTAGCTCATGGACCTGCCTCCTTCCGTCAGATGCAGGTAATCACGCCGGACGGAGTCCAGCCGGTATTGAACTTCGCGCCCCTCTCCCGCGGGCAAACGTCCGCTGACCCTCCCATCATCAATTGTCCACTGCAGTGCGACAATCCTGTCCCCGGTCC contains the following coding sequences:
- a CDS encoding CsbD family protein, with the protein product MKSSTQDKAEGKMHQAKGKIKETAGNAVGNEELEAKGKGEHLKGKAQDKAGDVKKVVGK